Genomic DNA from Brassica rapa cultivar Chiifu-401-42 chromosome A04, CAAS_Brap_v3.01, whole genome shotgun sequence:
AACACAAGAAACATCCAcattgagagagagagtaaagcGCTGTATCTTGTCTACTAATTAATTACCTAAGAGTCACATTGCAGTTATCAACAATAACTGTTGTTTCGGGATGGTTTTTTCTAAAAGCCTCCCCAGCTGGCCCTTCATACTCGATCGCCCACTTCGTTGCAGATACACCTTGTACATAACAAAAGCATGCACATGAATACCAGCTTATTCAAGCGCTTTTGGTTGATAAAAGTGTTGGCTGGAGATATAATACATACCTGCTTGTTCCAGTCCTTGAGACAGGCCACCACAACCAGCAAAAATATCCAAGGTCGCCAGACGCATCTCTTTAGGTAACTCATTAGGCTTGACAACAATACCAGAATCAGTTTCACTCTCTACTCCCTTcccctttttctttcttaaaagTGCGTCGTCCTTAACTGTAGAGTACTTCGGTTTGATATTGAGGGGCAACTGTTACAAGATAGTTAAGagaaacattttaattttaattttgtatttgaacAGCAACAATCATAACAAATGAGTTATATAAACAATATTATATACCTGCTTGACGGAACCTTTAGATGGGTCGTATATTTGTTCACAAAAGAAAATGTTCTCCGATATTGGAAACTCACTACAAGAGGGCATATCTTTCTTCTTCCTTACTTCACATTTTCCCTTTAGAGCCTCTGGTTGGACAACAAAGGTGTCCTCGCTGTAATACACCTAAAACAAATTgcaaaaaaaggaagaaaaaaacacagAGTTAAAAAGATTGTACGATAAACTTATGAAGCATATTATATTACAGAACAAATAATTGCTACCTCTCGGATATCTGAAGCATAGGCCTTTCGTTCAGATACATCTTCAGGCCTATAAAACCTTCGGACATTAACCTCAAAGGAACCCTTTCTAGATTTCTTTGGGACAATGATCTCAACAAGTTGGCACACAACAAAGGCTCTTAAACCGATGTTCCGCCCTGGCTTAAACTTCCCATTAGCCTTCTTCGATCCATCGATACAGTCTGGGTATACGTAGACAAAATCATCAGCGCAGTAGTCAATCCCATAGGAGGAAAAACCAGTCTTTGAAGCGTTTAGTTTGATCTTTTTCCTCTGCACTTCATCCTCTCTTAATCTGCATGAAGTGCATGATCCAGAAGCACAGCCCATATCACTGAGCGGAAGACTAAAGAAGCCTCCTCTCTCAGGCGAATACAAACTCTTGCAGAAGTACTCCGTAGGCAAGTCTTTCGCCTTTCGTTCTTCAGCTCTTGCCCGGTCAAGCTTATCCGCAACGGCGTCCTCTTTTCTAAACTGATGTCCCCATGGCCTCGTTCGAATCTCGAAACAGACTGTTCCTTTTACGTCCTTGAACTGTACAGTCATGCATTTGTTCGTCAAAAAGAGTTCCCTCTCGTTAGCAGCATTCTCCAGAACAGTCTCGGACCCTCTTTGTAAAAGTCTTCCATGTAGCATTTTGCAGTGATCCGAACTTTCAAACATGTACTCCACAAAGTAGATGGCCTGACTTCCGCTGACTTCCGCGATGACAGCACCACCTACAGCCACTCTTTCCCCTTCGAGGAGGGCTTGTCGATAGAGAGGCTCACCAGCAGAAGTTCTTCCTACACTCTCACCATCCCATCTTGTTTCCATTTTTCCACATTTGCCTACAATTTTCTTTGGAAGCGTATGAGCCTCTTCGACCTCAGCAGCTTCAGGTTCAGTTTCCTCTGCGTCGTCATCTTCATTTTCCTCCTCGTCCTCCTCCTCATCCTCTTCAGCCTCTTCCTCCGCACCAACTGCCTGCAACGGCTCCTCTGGAGAGTAAATGGAGTAAAACTCCCCCCAGATTCTGTTGATCAGACGCGTTGTTGTCGCTTGCATAGCCTTCCTCTTGGAGACAGGTGCCACACCCGCCCTTGGGTTCAAATTCACTTTCAGcaaaatcttcttcttcttgatggtCCATCTTGTGTTGTGCTTCTCCGCCCTTTTATTCGCGAGCCCAGTAATAAACGCACACCTTCTGATCTCCTTGTTAGGAAACTCCGAAAACATCTGCAAGATTATCTGCCCGTGGCCAACCACGTATCTGTCAACAGCCGCGCGGTCAGACGAAATGTAAGCCTTATGGTTACTCTCGAACTCACACACTCTTCTTACGACATCTTCAAACGAAAGCTTAGCCATTCTAGTTTGCTCCTCCAGCAGAGCAAAAACGCCGACCGCAACCCTCGCTGTTTTCAGAATAGGTTCGAACCAAGGGGCGTACTGCTTTGACGGTTTCCCAAGTCGATACCAGGCCGCATCTGTTCGTATCGAAACCGAGACCGTTGACACCCCATACTCAATCATCCATTCCTTTATTTGACTGAGGAATATAGGTATCCCACCATGTTCCTCTGACGGCATAGAGGTAGCAGGATCATCTAGATCAATCCAGATCCCTTGATCATCTGCCATCACACCGGATCCAAAGATGGTCACATCGATATCAGCACAAGTCTTCATCGGGAGAAGCTCCAGGGATATCAACCGTGAATCGATGTCGTAAAGCGCCCAGTTCTGAAGCATCTTACGAGGCAGGTCATCGATGTCAACCTCGTAGTCGTCGTCATGGTATAACAAAAGCTCGTCTGTTTCTACTTGGGAGTTCTTGTAATGAGCTGGGAGAGGATAATCATTGGCGATCTCATCTTCAGTGGTCATTATGTATCCGTTCTTTGAAACAGAAGCTGAGCTGCTGCTTTTCCTCGGCCTTTGCATGGATTTCATATACTCTTCGTCTTGTACAAGTCGAGCAAATTTTTCATCCTCGTCAACCATGTGTTGATCAGATGACATGGCCTTCCTCTCCGCAGCTCCATCAATCCTCAGAACCCCATTAGAAGGTTGACCAGCATCATATTCAAGTATGCTACTACTACTAGCATCCCTGAGAGCAACGAGTACAGGAATCTCAACGAATCTTGCATCATCTTTCTTGGCCGTATCATCTAAACCGGCGAGCTGGTTATATATGAACTCTCCTTGGGATATAACGAAATTTTTGATGGCCAAGTAATCGCTAGAGAAGCACTTAGTCTCGAGGCTCATAGCCCTCGCAACCGCCACAAGCAACTCATCAAGACTCATCAAGTCAGAGTTGGCCACTTTCTTGTAAACCTCTACCGAGGCATACGCCTTCTGGAAGAAATAATCATACACCTTCTTGTAGGTGGTAGCAGGCTTAACGCATTCGTAATCTGCCAGAGAGGTCGTCACCCATACCACCGGGGAGCCATCTTCATACCCGGAGATACTCCAGTTATCAACGCGTCCGAACCCTTCGCACCTCACACCTTTTGCTCTCTCCTTGTCAGAGCATTCACCAGTAGGCAAGATCACACCTGTGATGAACATGTCGACATGTTCCACCATCTCCACAGCCTGCGAAACTCCGTCGGTATCATGTAAAACGAAATCGGTCAGTCTCCTGGTTTGGTGAGGCTCGTGGCCGCCGCCGCTCTGGGGAGAAGAAGCTGTCAAGTGTAGAGCTACAATCT
This window encodes:
- the LOC103864404 gene encoding DNA (cytosine-5)-methyltransferase 1, which encodes MVRNGSKAAKQKKRSLPESKETDHDDDLSTRKTRPKRAAACTNFKEKSIRISEKSATVAAKHHQTVDDEIVALHLTASSPQSGGGHEPHQTRRLTDFVLHDTDGVSQAVEMVEHVDMFITGVILPTGECSDKERAKGVRCEGFGRVDNWSISGYEDGSPVVWVTTSLADYECVKPATTYKKVYDYFFQKAYASVEVYKKVANSDLMSLDELLVAVARAMSLETKCFSSDYLAIKNFVISQGEFIYNQLAGLDDTAKKDDARFVEIPVLVALRDASSSSILEYDAGQPSNGVLRIDGAAERKAMSSDQHMVDEDEKFARLVQDEEYMKSMQRPRKSSSSASVSKNGYIMTTEDEIANDYPLPAHYKNSQVETDELLLYHDDDYEVDIDDLPRKMLQNWALYDIDSRLISLELLPMKTCADIDVTIFGSGVMADDQGIWIDLDDPATSMPSEEHGGIPIFLSQIKEWMIEYGVSTVSVSIRTDAAWYRLGKPSKQYAPWFEPILKTARVAVGVFALLEEQTRMAKLSFEDVVRRVCEFESNHKAYISSDRAAVDRYVVGHGQIILQMFSEFPNKEIRRCAFITGLANKRAEKHNTRWTIKKKKILLKVNLNPRAGVAPVSKRKAMQATTTRLINRIWGEFYSIYSPEEPLQAVGAEEEAEEDEEEDEEENEDDDAEETEPEAAEVEEAHTLPKKIVGKCGKMETRWDGESVGRTSAGEPLYRQALLEGERVAVGGAVIAEVSGSQAIYFVEYMFESSDHCKMLHGRLLQRGSETVLENAANERELFLTNKCMTVQFKDVKGTVCFEIRTRPWGHQFRKEDAVADKLDRARAEERKAKDLPTEYFCKSLYSPERGGFFSLPLSDMGCASGSCTSCRLREDEVQRKKIKLNASKTGFSSYGIDYCADDFVYVYPDCIDGSKKANGKFKPGRNIGLRAFVVCQLVEIIVPKKSRKGSFEVNVRRFYRPEDVSERKAYASDIREVYYSEDTFVVQPEALKGKCEVRKKKDMPSCSEFPISENIFFCEQIYDPSKGSVKQLPLNIKPKYSTVKDDALLRKKKGKGVESETDSGIVVKPNELPKEMRLATLDIFAGCGGLSQGLEQAGVSATKWAIEYEGPAGEAFRKNHPETTVIVDNCNVTLRAIMEKCGDQDECISTTEANELAAKLDENQKRTLPLPGQVDFINGGPPCQGFSGMNRFSQSPWSKIQCQMVLAFLSFVDYFRPRYFLLENVRNFVSYSKGQMFKLTLASLLEMGYQVRFGVLEAGAYGVSQSRKRAFIWAAAPEDVLPEWPEPMHVFNVSQLNISLSKGLRYAAVRSTQHGAPFRPITVRDTIGDLPPVENGESNIDKEYETDPVSWFQKEIRGNKNVPTDHLSQTMNEHNLIRCKRIPKRSGADWRDLPDEKVTLSTGLVVDLIPGCLAAKPGKKKQWKGLFGRLDWEGNFPTCVTKPGPMGMVGKCFHPDQDRIVTVRECARSQGFPDSYEFEGDIAHKHRQIGNAVPPPLAFALGRKLKEAVQLNNFAKSN